The DNA window TCACACGCCTCAGCGGGATCGCCGGGCTCCCGCGCCTCAGCCAGCTTGCCGGGCTACCGGCGAGCCGGCTTTATAAAATTATTTAATGATGTCAGGCACTTTGTGACTTGTATTGAAAAGTGCTATACAAATaaagtgtattattattattacctttCAAAATAGCAATTCACATTTATCTTGACCTAATTCGACAGTCTCTCATCACCCCCATACAAAAACTCTTCactcttgagcaaggcatttaaccctaattgctcaagGGTCACCGTTGATAAAGGCAAACCCTGGTCGTGACCCCTGTCCAAGGTTGTCTcagggagttgggatatgcaataAACACATGTCTAATAGGACAAACAATTATTTAAAAGGTTTTGTGTTTTGATTGGGGAcaatgccctgtgtagggtgctgtctttcggatgggatgttaaacagcTGACTCTCTGTGGCCACTAAAGAGCTTGTGGCACtaattgtaagagtaggggtgtttaccctggtgtcctggctaaattccccaTCTGCCCCACATACCATCATGGACCCCTAATCAACCCCAGCTTCCAAGTGACTCATTCCTCCCCCCTGTAACTATTTCCCAGGctattgctgtaaatgagaatgggTTCTCAGtcaacctacctggttaaatagagtgagagacagcactgtgtatatatacataataagaaatgtttactgttcattttgtaTGGTTtatttaactttagtttattatctatttcagttgctttggcaatgtaaacatatgtttccaatgccaataaagcccttaaatttaaATTGAGAGTGAGCCAGACCTGGGACCCTGCTGTAATTTAGGTCTGATGATGAGCTGATCACTCCCCAGTCGAACCCCATGGGTCTCCATTATTGCCTCTCTCCCCTTAACGAGTCTCTTTGATTCACTTGACTATTTTGACGTTCAGCtttataataaacacacacacagaacgctCAATGGTTATGCCTGGATTGATGTTGTGTGTGTTGAGACATGATATCCTGTATGCAGATCATGGTAAGCATACAATAACATCAGAGATAATCACACACCTGCCACAACAGTAGGTTCAGTATGATGTTGGTTACATACTGTAGAAGAGGAGGCTCGTGAGTGGCGCTGCgttccaaggcactgcatctcagtgcttgaagcgtcactacagacaccctggtttgaatccaggctgtctcacaaccggccgtgattgggagttccatagagtggcgcgcaattggcccagcttcatcCGGGTTTGGCTAGGGGAaggctgtcattataaataagaatttgttattaaccgacttgccttgttaaataaagttgaaataaaaaataaaaaaatgttagaCACACATCAAGCATATTAATATTCTATGGTTAAGGGCTAACCCCAATGTACATCTCAATGATCTATTATTTGCTGACTGCTACGGTTATTATTAGTGATGATGACTTACAGGGCATTGTGAATGGCTATTATGAGTGTACATTACTCATTTCTGACTTTTCATAGATGTGTTTACACGTATATCTGAacgttttttttgttgctctAAAATAACTATACATTACGTTGCTCTAAAATAACTATACATTTCTGAATTAAGGATTGGTACAGTGGTCATTGGTGCTATATTTTTGTAAAATGTATTCTCAGAATCCAAACTGAATTATGCTATGTTTGTTTAAGTGAAACAGTGATTCTGTGTGATTTTGTTGCTAGGCCCAAAGGTGGATTAGTCTTAAAATCTGTTTAAGAGTTAATTGTACAGAGATTAGTTTTCCTTTGCTCTTACGTACTCAATAGGGGATCTCACACAAAGTAATTGTTGTTTTAGGTACTTCTCATTGCGTGGGACTTGTTATTTCCTTTCGGGCCACGGTCCTAGCCTCTGGTTTAATTATTCTCTGTGAGAACAATGATGAGTTCCACATATCAATAAGGTCATTCTCCTCTGAGAGCAGAACCAGCCTTTTATTAACATTCATTGTCCAATTATCCCCAAGACTCATTTCCTCTCTCGTAGATActacacactgggcacagacttcaattcaacatctattccacgttggttcaacataatttcatTGACATGACGtgaaaacaacattgattcaaccagtgtgtgcccagtaggtagggctacatcccaaatggcaccccattccctatatagtgcaccactttcgaccagggcccataagggggTATATAATACCTCCCAAATACTAGCTCTGTTCTGCCAAACCCTTAAGGGTCATCTTCATGAACAGTATCCACACCTAGTATCAATCCTTAGCATTCTCTCAATGATCTACTGCAGTATCTACACTTGTGATGAATTTGATGAacattctatatatactgtatcagaCAGACTCAATCTCAACTCCTTATCTGCGTTGGGATCTGCTGGAATGCGATCTGTCTGTCATTGACGTGTCATTGTTCTCCCATCACTTAATGATACGTATTCATGCTGGCTGGATGAGCAGTTTTattggcagtggtgtaaagtacttaagcaaaaatactttaaagtactacttcagtagttttttggggtgtctgtactttactttactatttatatttttgactgcttttacttcactacattccttaagaaaatattgtactttttgctTCATACATTTTcattgacacccaaaagtacttgttacattttgaatgcttagcaggacaggaaaatagtccaaTTCACACCAGTGTCAaatgaacatccctggtcatccctacgcactctgatctggtggactcactaaacacacatgcttcatttgtaaattatgtctgaatgttggagtgtgcctgtTGCTTtccctaaataaataaaaactagaaAATGGTGctatctggtttgcttaatataaggaatttgaaagcatgtatacttttacttttgatacttaagtatattttacaccaaatacatttagacttttactcaagtagaattatactgtgtgacttttacttgagtaattttctaatagggtatctttatttttacttaagtatgaccgttgggtactttttccaccactgattatTGGACGAGTCTAACAGGTATGTCCATAATTCTGTCAGGCATCTCTGGTCCTTTTCCAGTTTTAAGCAGTCTGAACAGCTCAGCTCTCCCCTGGCTGTGTTATTGCAGACTGAGATAAGATAGTAGCGGCACAAACAGACCAATAGTTCAGCTCTCTCCTCAAGCTAATATGTAAATACTttaagaagagaaagagacatcTCCAATGAGTAATTCACCGTTTGTgatgatgagggagggagggtggaaggatggaagagaaggggggagagaatgagaaggagagaaagacagggagagagagatggtggaggggtaATCTTTTCCGGGATATAATCCTGTAATTTATTTTGGTTTATATGGTGCTTATGTTCTTCATGTAAACTATGATCTTGTTTCCTTAATGCCCCAGATAAAGAACCAAGGACAAGGCAGTTGTAATATCTCCTGCGGGAACAAAATAATATGTTATACATTATGCTAACGTATGTTAACATTTTTTTGTACCGGTTTATTTGGGTCACTTTTTCCACTTGGACTCTTATAATTCCAGCCAATGATTTTAGTCAAATCCTTTGTGTAGCTTCACTCAGTTTTCGATAGGGTCACCATGGTTATGATCTATTAGTTAATGGTGTTCTCAGGTGTGCTCCACATGTCAAAGGTGACTTAgcctatccaatatgctgtaaatCTGTGTAGATTATAGATGTGGTGTGCCCGGAACAAAGGGTTTAGTAGCAGATGGTTTTGCAGTACGGCAGATGACCGTGTGATATTAATGAGATGAATTAAGGTAGAATAAAGGGCCATGTTAGAGCTCTAATCCAGGAGGGGTGATAATTCAGAATATTCCTCCTGTCCTCAGTACTGTCCCTGTCAGGCCTGTCCTGTGGCCTTCATGCTACAGCGTTTTCTGACTACCTCCTCCCCATACctacacagtcagtcagtgccctccatgccccccccccactctcttgctctccctaATCCCCTCGCTCTCCctactaccctctccctctcttgctcaatctttctccccctctctctaatcccctccctctccctaacctcctcgctctccctaaccccctctctctctttcactttctcgctctcctatccctcctctcccgtTCTCCCAGGGGAAGCCAGATTAGTTTGGCTCCTGGTAAAGCTTTAGCTCTTTACCAGGTTGGTATCACTGTCACCCGACACTTTATTTATTTCACTGCAACATTATTTTCTTCTCTCTAAGATGTAATCTGTGACAACTCACATAAACAGCAGTGACTGACATTCATTCACtaacagagatagagaaagattGAGAAGATAATCATATTCATAGGACGGACAATTTACAGGACTAATATATTTCCTTAATGTAAATATTGTACCCTTGAGGAAACCCACTCCATGGCAGATCAATGCAGCTCTCATCTGATGTTGTGTGTCTCCCTCTAGAGGGGAACTTTGGTATGCACGCCCTAAAATACAATCATGCTTGCTCactggtggtggtgtgtgtgtgtgtgtgtgtgtgtgtgtgtgtgtgtccaggtgtgtgtttctcctgTAAAATCGATGTGGTGCCAGTGAAAAATGAGGATGGCTTGCTGATCATTTTCATCCTCAACTTCGAGCTTCCCACTGATCCACATATTCCCAGGTCCCCAACTAGAGAGTTCAACCACAAGTTGCCCATCCCCTGGCTGACCCTAAGTAAGCAAAGCACATCCTCTGTGTGTTAATGAGTAGGGTCCAAAGATTTTCCCGTAAAATCTTAGAGATGAAAGTATTTTAATGACATTGTTATGGTGTAGTGTATTCAGAAACTGTGATCGCCCACCTTTTCCCTTTGACGTGCAGAACGTCGGAATAGGTTTCGCCTGCCCTCCACCTTGGTCTGCCCCCTCAGCAGGAGTAAACAGTCCCTGGAGAACGACACCGAGCTGGGCCACCAACGGGACCTCCTTGCTCTGGGTCATGAGTCTGTGGCGCTGAAAAAGCTGCTGTCCCTGCCAGAGCGCCGGCGTCTGGGTGGCACCGGGGTACTACTCCGGGATGAGGACCAGAGAGCCCTGCTGGGAGGTGAGTGGTCctttgtggctcagttggtaagagcaTGGTGGGAGCAACACCAGGGTGTGGGTTTGTTTCCCACTATGGTCACATGTACTAAAATGTATGCATTCACTATACTTTAAGTCACTTTGGATGAAAGTGTTTGCTAAATGGACTTCAGCCTTGTGCCCTCCTACACTGCTGGAGAAGTGCAGTTAGTCCCTGACAATGCAGAGGCTGTCATATgataatttgatttattttacccttattttaccaggtaagttgactgagaacacattctcattgaCTTATTTAATGCTTACTTATTTCATATGTGTTTATAGGTGAGTCCATCTTGCCCTCCACAGACACATCCGATGctcccccagccctgtccctggGCTTCTCCCAGTCCTCCCCCAGGCTGCACTGCCTCCGGATGGATGAGGAATGTGGCTCCAACTGCATTGTGACGCCCAGCCACTCCTGTGAGAGCCTCTGCAGCCTGCGGCACATCTCCTCCGAGGACGGCGTCAAGATCCGGAGGGGACGGGCCAGCTGGCACGGGAAGCCCAGCAGCATaggtagaggaggagacagagacaggggatagGGTTCATGGGCAGAGGACAGAGATAAGGATGGGGGCGGGGACACGGGCAAGGACAGGTGAAGGGACAGGACAGGTTGAGGACATGTATGGGACACATAAAAAAGGCGGGGCAGTCAGGAGCTGTATGGAGACATTTGAGGATGAAAGAGGAGCTCATAAATCGTGTAATTGATGAATCCTTGTCTTACGTTAATGTTCCATCTGTTCAACATCACTATGTATTGTATCATGCACAAATCGCCTTTAACTCTATGTTACTGGCAATGAAATAAACAGGGAGTAAGCCTAGACTTCTAACACTATCATCAACATATATTCCTTCTCAGGCGGAATGACCTGTATGAAGTCCAGCCTGCGTAATGTTACATCTGACACCACGTCTGACCCGAACCTTATCCGCTTCCGGACCTTTAGTCACGTGACACAGGTCAACCCACTTGAATACAGGCCCGACCCCCTGGTGGCCCTCCCGTCCGCAGAGATGGACATAATTGCCCCGTGTAAACTGATGGACCGCACACACGGGGTTACTGAGAAATTCACTCAGGTGAGTCGCTGCTCTTGTCCTATCAGTGGATGTATATGGATAGGATTACACTATTTCATGACAAACTGCAGTATCTAGAGCAGGAGTCTCaaactctgttcctggagagttaccatcctgtaggttttcgcccaaaccccagttgtaactaacctggtgttatcaaccagctaattattaaaATCAGGTATggtagattagggttggagtgaaaacctacaggacggtagctgctctccaggaacagggttggagagccctgatctaGAGGCTTTCACAGACACCTTCTGTAGTCTGCCATTGCAGTGTCTTTCCTGAGAGTGGCAGCACTATCCAGAGAGTTTTGCTCTAAATTCAGTCGCTGCTGGTAAActtcgaatcaaatcaaatgtgattggttgcatacacatatttaaaggGAGATATTTATATAAAGGGACATATTTAAATGGAGATACCTAGtttgttgtacaactgaatgccttcaactgattagcagatgttattgcgggtgtagcgaaatgcttgttttcctagctccaacagtgcagtaatatctaacaatacacacaaatctaaaaaagTTAAAGAAtcgaattaagaaatatagaaaaattaggatgagcaatgtcggagtccggagtaaaaatataaatatatatttgatgGAATGTATAGACAATAtgatagaatatgtagtatatctgaagaatagcATCTGTACAGCAAAGTTAAATACAataggccttgactagaatacagtatttacatatgaaGTAGGTATaacagtatcaaatcaaatcaaatgtatttatatagcccttcgtacatcagccgatatctcaaagtgctgtacagaaacccagcctaaaaccccaaacagcaagcaatgcaggtgtagaagcacagtggctaggaaaaactccctagaaaggccaaaacctaggaagaaacctagagaggaaccaggctatgtggggtggccagtcctcttctggctgtgccgggtggagattataacagaacatggccaagatgttcaaatgttcataaatgaccagcatggtcgaataataataaggcagaacagttgaaactggagcagcagcacagtcaggtggactggggacagcaaggagtcatcatgtcaggtcgtcctggggcacggtccttgagctcaggtcctccgagagagagaaagaaagagagaattagagagagcatatgtggggtggccagtcctcttctggctgtgccgggtggagattataacagaacatggccaagatgttcaaatgttcataaatgaccagcatggtcaaataatagtaatagtatgtgaacattattaaagtgaccagtgttcattGATTATGTACATAGggtagcagcctctaaggtgcatggtagagtaaccgggtggtagcccgGCTAGTGACtaatgttcagggcagggtactgggcggagggtAGCTAGTGGTGACCAATGTTCCATAAAAAAATAATCGACACTGATCAAATTTCAGGCCTGCTGAGCTCAAACTGGAACCTTGTGAAAGttctgtgaacactgaggctgtacctgctttaagttacagttataacagtggccaagtaggctactgtggctatttgataaATAATGTAGGACTACCAGAGTGgactaccatcaaaaacaatggagaaaatgtatcccataacatattaacatggaaatagctgttctatcattcagcctacagtagcagttcAATGTAGTTCAACGTAAGCCTACGCTCCATGAgacatttgaaagaaaacatacagggcttgacattagcttgttcatccacttgtccttcagacatggAGGTGACTGaaattgttgttgtgttgtttgattcaagaaaccactttacaaaataaaatgcattattattcccataccattattacagagaatcagacaaattatgctaccgtCTGTCTATTGGCTACAGAAtgtattcaagcctgtctcaaaatagaACACTGcacctttaagacaaaaaaaagctCTTTATATGACTTGCTTTTCAAATAGATCTAGAAATgtacacgttttgtgctcttgcaggaagcaatcactcccctattgctgactacacATTATCTATAACTGGTCTAATAAGTCACTAACTAACAAAATATATGAACAAAGTGTGCACaagtggctacatgcagctcttgctttgatctcaaaacaagctcaTCGACTCACGTCCACAGCTGTAAACCTTTCAGTTCAAAGTAAATAGCACatatccatatatggcaatggtctattttcGTATGGGCCTACTAGTTATGcagcaccagtctgtgtagagtacCGGCTGAGTCGTGCACAACAGAATCCTACTCTGATGCGTTGTGCCTACAACACAATCTCTTCCGTAATTCGTTTTGTTTCAGgaatgttgcattgaaagtgactaatattgcattgattcgatcacctttgccacagtaaagggaaatgttgatagtcTTAACTAAAAGGGAAAACTCTAGTAAATTGAGTGAAGTTCAATATGCTGCTTCTCTCCCTAGGCTGATATTTATTCTGCCCTCTACGTGGCAGTCTCGGTGCTACTGCACGCCCGTGCGCAGTTTAGAGGAAACATTGATGGTGACTATGAAATAGACTGATGGCCTTGAGTTAAAATCTGTTTTCAGCATTCCTGtccaagctttgatgcacctatattgacgtcaccttctggatggtagcagggtgaaccggccatggctcgggtggctgaggtccttgatgatcttcttggccttcctgtggcaCCAGGTACTGTAGATGTCCTGTGGGGCAGACAGCGATGCGTTGGGCATACTGaaccaccctctggagaacccTGTGATtgtggacggtgcagttgccgtaccaggtggtaaTAAAAGTTGTATTTCATAGACCAAAGTATCAGCTATCACATCATATAAAGGAACAGCCTCTTAATTAAAAAATCATCATAATCAAAATGAAACTTACTAGATTTATGTCAACTCCATCAGGCACCATAAAGGCATTTCATTTTAACAATTATTACCCAACAAGTGTTCAAAGGCCTTGATTGTTTAATTAGAATATTCAAATTTGTAATACAAATCTCCAaacttatttttgttttgtttttaaatcactATTAAATGAATCAGGGCAAATGTATTTTCCATGTTTTTCTAGATTTAGAACATAAAACATTTATAAAGCAAACATTATCCCTAGCACagcaaatacagtgcattcgaaaagtattcagaccctttgactttttccacattttgttacattacagccttattctaaaagggattaaattgtttttcaccctcatcaatctacacacaacaccccataatgacaaagcaaaaactgggttttctaaatttttgcaaatgtattaaaaataaataatggaaaaagaaaagcaaaaaaagagtcagcccgagaattgaaccctgtgatacccccatagagactaccagaggtccggacaacaggccctccgatttgacacactgaactctgtctgcgaaATAGTTgatgaaccaggtgaggcagtcataagaaaaaccaaggctgttgagtctgccgataagaatatggtgattgagtcgaaagccttggccagggcgatgaagacggctgcacagtactgtcttttatcgatggtggttatgatatcatttagtaacttgagcatggctgaggtgaccagctcggaaaccggattgcacagcggataaaggtacggtgggattcgaaatggtcagtaatctgtttgttaacttggctttcgaagtctagaagggcagggcaggatggatacacagtaggtctataacagtttgggtctagagtgtcaccccctttgaagagggggatgaccacggcagcttttcaatctttagggatctcggacgatacgaaagagaggtttgATAAGACTgttaataggggttgcaacaatggcggcggataattttagaaagagagggtccagattgtctagcccagctgatttgtatgggtctaggttttgcagctctttcagaacatctgctatctggatttgggtgaaggagaagctggggaggcttgggcaagtagctgtggggggtgcggagctgttggtcggggttggggtagccaggaggaaagcatggccagccgtagagaaatgcttattgaaattctcaattatcatggatttatcggtggtgacagtgtttcctagcctcagtgcagtgggcagctgggaggaggtgctcttattctccattacagtgtcccaaaactttttggagttagagctacaggatgcaaatttttgtttgaaaaagctagcctttgctttcctaactgactgcgcGTATTAGTTCCTGACTTccatgaaaagttgcatatcgcggggactattcaatgctagtgCAGTCTGCAAATCTGGGGGGTCCGACCTCGAGGGGGCTGTGGGAGTGTGTGCTACACCAGTGACTTCTAAGTCTGTGCAGTCCTAAAAATGAAGTTTTCAGCACCACTTCACTCACAGTGCACACATCACCCCAGGCACTGCATATATGGGATATATATGACTCTACATAATTATTTGTTTGAATATAAACCAGCTATTAAAGAAAACAGGAGAAATACTTTGAAAATAGTTACAGCAGCATTTCTTTGTTGTTGCTTTAAAATCAGAACTCGCACATGTGCTCAAACTTGAGCTTTTGAGTTTGTACACATCTATTTTTAGGCGCAAATGTGAGTAAAATGGTTGTACTGTAGAGCCCTGAGACGTTAACCGGGATATGAGCTATTTTCCGGAATACTGTGTACATGTAAACGTGGTCAGTGTAGCAGCCCAGTAACACACTGCAGCAGTCTATTAGTCCACCACGCCCCCTGGGAGGAGTTTAAAAAATCTGCCCAGGGGAGAACAACTGCCCCTCTCATTGAAAGCACAGAAGTTCAAGGTCGACCATGGTACTGAAGGCATTGTTAGGCGAAAACAGGATCCCCGTTATAGCGAATTGAAAAATTTAAATCTTCATGGTCAATCTgcatgtacatttaaaaaaatgtagaagACAACCACGGTAcctaggaatacctaggataggataaagtaatccttctcacccccccttaaaagatttagatgcactattgtaaagtggctgttccactggatgtcataaggtgaatgcaccaatttgtaagtcgctctggataagagcgtctgctaaatgacttaaatgtaaatgtaatgtaaatgtaccaaTAACTGCTTCTAATACACCAAATGTATGTCCTTGAaccaattttattttttaatcgCACACAGAAGAAGTTATCAGGATAATTTAGTTGCTAATGGTACCCCAGTCGGCCTTCAACTTGATTTACTCAATGAGAGAGGACAGCACTGGGCTAGCCTGCGACGTCACGTCCTTGAGGAGCTCAAACTGCGCATGTTATGTCTCCATGAGATGCCATCTTAACTGACTTCATTTGATTTCAATGCCCACATGAAAAAAATACTagttactatagaatactacagtacttactatagaattctgtagtaaaatgtagaatactatactaaacACTGTAGTATACCTCAATCATGTGTACTGTAGTActtattatagaatgttgtagtatactgtagaatactatagtaaatactacagaccacaaaaacactactgtaaatactgcagTAATgtatgcaaaaacactacagtccgcaaaaacactacagtaattactatagtatatGCTGCCGTATTCAATGTACCtataccctgcccattcccctccctGATATCCCAATTTATGCCGGCCATAAGTGAGACACCTACATGCCAGGTATAGACCATATACAGTAcaatgtcttcagaaagtatccataccccttgacttattccacattttgttgtgttacacctTGAATTCAaaattctacacacaataccagataatgaaaaagtgaaaacatgtttgtagaaatgttcctaaatatattgaaaataagtattcacacccctgagtcaatagtttgtagaagcacctttggcagcgattaaagctACAGGTTTTTCTGggtaagagctttccacacctggattttgCGACATTTACCCataattattttcaaaattctttaagctctgtcaaattggttgttgattattgcgagacgaccattttcaggtcttgccatagattttccagCAGacaactgtaactcggccactcaggaacattcactgtcttcttggtaagcaactcgtgTAGAtatggctttgtgttttaggttattgccctgctgaaaggtgaattcctctcccagtgtatggtggaaagcagactaaaccaggtcttcctctaggattttgcctgtggttAGCTCCATTCTGGGGGAGTTTTCTATCCTGAAAAACTTCCCAGTCCTTAATTATTACTAACATACATATAACATgacgcagccaccactatgcttgaaaatatggaggatggtactcagtaatatgttgtactggatttgccccaaacataacactctTTATTCAGGACAATAATGTGATTTTTtttgccacatgttttgcagtattactttagtgtccTGTTGCAAGCAGGATgcgtgttttggaatatttattatTCTGGACAGgctcttcttttcactctgtcaataaactgttttaaagtcactatttACTTCATGGTAAAATCCCTAAGCGATTggattccttcctctccagcaactgagttaggaaggatgcctgtatccttgcagtgactgggtgtattgatacaccatccaacgtgTAATGAATGACTTTACAATGCTCAAAGCACCTTTAGTCAAActgctttctctgtgagagcttcccatgtctggaacacactgccatcagacacacataactgcaccacctatcacaCCTACACAAAAAAACATAAAGACCTAGTGGTGTATTGCCCCTTTCCATGttatctgttgtctgtagcttgtgaggtttGTAAAACACTGTTTATGTATTGTTTTGTTGCTCTTtctgctacgtgttgcttgtgcTATGTTTCTCTgcatgtgctcactgctcattgtTTGTCTGTATTGATATTGTAAtagtttttaataacctgccaaGGGACTGCAATTGTATGTGCACAGTTCCTGTAAAAAATTTAAATGAACtcaaaagggatattcaatgcctGTTTTTCTTTGTATCTACCAATAGAatcccttctttgcgaggcattggaaaacctccctggtctttgtggttgaatctgtgtttgaaattctctgc is part of the Oncorhynchus keta strain PuntledgeMale-10-30-2019 chromosome 15, Oket_V2, whole genome shotgun sequence genome and encodes:
- the LOC127907632 gene encoding potassium voltage-gated channel subfamily H member 2-like, which gives rise to MPVRRGHVAPQNTFLDTIIRKFEGQNRKFIIANARVENCAIIFCNDAFCGMCGYTRAEVMQKPCTCSFLYGPHTKRPAVAQMAKALLGSKERKVDISLYTKDGVCFSCKIDVVPVKNEDGLLIIFILNFELPTDPHIPRSPTREFNHKLPIPWLTLKRRNRFRLPSTLVCPLSRSKQSLENDTELGHQRDLLALGHESVALKKLLSLPERRRLGGTGVLLRDEDQRALLGGESILPSTDTSDAPPALSLGFSQSSPRLHCLRMDEECGSNCIVTPSHSCESLCSLRHISSEDGVKIRRGRASWHGKPSSIGRGGDRDRG